GGAGGCCTGCGAGGCCCGGGCCGGGGTGAGGGCTGCATTAGAAAAAATGCGAGGGATCGTTTGTATCACACCAAACCTAATAGAGAGCGTGGATTGCGTATCACCCTCGTAGGGGCCGACCGACGGCGCGCCGTTTAGGTCGGCCTGCGGGCGACCGCTGAGGGTCGCCCCTACATCATCGCAGCCGGGGTGAGGGGTGCCTTACACCCCCTCCCCCCTCTGGGGGGAGGCTCGCCTACGGGCCGGGGAGGGGGGCGGGAGAATGACGGCCCGCACCGACACGACGCCCAGATATTACAGATTCACCGCCGCTGAACTCTAAAGGAACGGAAACCCGACCGATGGAAAAGCCGAAAATCGCCGTCTACGGCCTCACCTGCTGCGCCGGCTGCCAGCTCAACATCCTCAACTGCGAGGACGAGATTCTGGAGCTGGCCAAAGCGGTGGACATAAAGAGCTTCATCATGGCCCAGACCGGCAACTCCGACTGCGAGGTGGACATCGCCTTCGTCGAGGGGGCGGTGGCCAGCGAGCGGAACCTGAAGCAAATCAAGGGCATCCGCGAGCGCGCCGGGATTCTGGTCGCCCTCGGCACCGGCGCGTGCTGGGGCTGCGTCCAGGCCATGGCCAACGACGTGCCGCGCAGGGAGTTGATCGTCGAGGTCTACGGCAATACGGTCCTGGACCACCCCTTCTTCGAGTGCTTCGAGCCGAAGCCCCTGCGGGATTTCGTGAAGGTTGACTTCGAGATTGTGGGCTGCCCCATCGAGCGGAACCAGTTCCTCCAGGCGGTGGCGTCGTTCCTGCACGGGGACCAGCCGCTTCTGCCCACCTACGCCGTGTGCACCGACTGCAAGTTCCGGGAGAACGAGTGCCTTTTGATCGAGCGGGGGGAGATGTGCCTGGGCCCGGTGACCAAGGCCGGCTGCGGGGCGCGCTGCCCCTCCAACAACCTCCCATGCGAGGGTTGCCGGGGCCCGGTCTACGAGGCCAACTTCGCCTCCGAGGTGGACGTTCTCCTGGACAAGGGCTTTTCGATCGAGGATATAAAACAGGCCATGGGGCACTTCGGCGGACCACCCTCCGACGAGGCCCTGCACGCCAGGAAATACAAGGGCACCGAGCTGCCGTAAGGGGATAAGAGCATGAGCCGGACCATCACCGTGAAGCACCTCTGCCGCGTCGAGGGACACGGCGGCGTCACCGTGGAAATCGAGGACGGCGCCGTCAAGGGTGTGCGCATGGACATCTACGAGGGGATGCGCTTCTTCGAGAGCTTTTTGAAGCGCGTACCCTGGGCCGACATCCCCGAGGTGGCCTGCCGCATCTGCGCCATCTGCTCCGGCGTGCACAACGTGGTGGCCTCGCAGGCCATCGAGGACGCCTTCGGGGTGAGGGTCACCGAGCAGGTTCGTCTCCTGCGGCGGCTCTTCGTCCACGGCGGCAACATCGAGTCCCACGCCCTGCATATATTTATGCTGGCCCTGCCGGACCTCGTGCGGCCGCGCTACAACTCCGTCATCGAGCTGGCCGAGGACCTGCCCGACGCGGCGCGCATCGGCCTGGACATCAAGAAGTGCGGCAACGAGATACAGGACCTGATAGGCGGACGCGAGATTCACCCCTGCAACACCAAGCTCGGCGGCTTCGGCCGCATCCCTGAAAAAGACGCCGTCAAGTACCTGCGCGACCGGCTCGAGGCCACCCTGGAGAACGCCAGGGCCCTCGTGCCGCTCGTCGGCGGGTTGGAGCTCCCCGGCTACCTCACCACCCCCGGCACGTTCATCGGGCTGAAACCCTACGGCAACACCTACGGCTACATGGGGGACCACATCGCCGCAAGCGACGGGACGGTCACCGACGTCCACGAGTACAAGCGGGTGACCAACGAATACGTCGTGCCGCACAGCCACGCGAAGTTCTCCGCGTACAACGGGAAGCCGTACACCGTGGGGGCGCTGGCCCGGGTCAACCTCTTCGGCAACCTGCTGCACGGCGGGGCGAAGACGGTCGCCAAGCGCCTGGGATTCACCACGCCGACGCACAACATCTTCCACAACACCACGGCCCAGTTCATCGAGCTGGTGGACTCCATCGAGGACTCCATCCTGACCATCAACACGCTTCTGGCGAATTACGCGCCGGTGGAGCCGACGCCGGAGATCAGGCCCCGGGCCGGTTGGGGCGCGGCGGGCATCGAGGCCCCCCGCGGCACCCTCTACCACTCCTACGCCTTCGACACCGACGGACGCTGCACCGACGTGGACATCATCACCCCCACCTGCCAGAACCTGGCCGCCATGGAGCGGGACATCCGGGCCATGGTCGAGGCCAACCCGACTTTCTCCGACGAGGAGATTCATTTCCACGCGGAGATGATAGTCCGGGCGTACGACCCCTGCATCTCCTGCTCGGTGCACCTTCTCAATTTGAGCGCCTGACGCCGGGGTGAGGGCTGCCGCGTGTCCCCTCTCCCTCCTAGGGAGAGGGCTAGGGTGAGGGTCAAGGTAGGGAAAGTGAAAGCGGCGGGGATTAAAATCCCCGCCCTACATTCAGGGAGAGGCTCGCCTACGGGTTAAGGTGAAGGACAAGGGTTGAAAACGGCGGCCCGCGGAGGGGCCGCCCTACGTCATCGCAACCCAGAGTGAGGGTCGAGGTTGGGAACGGATACACGGTGTCCCACGGGCGGGTGTGGATACCCGCCCCTACGTCAGCGCAATCCGCGGGGCACGGGCCGGCGCGAATCCGCGACCGGGTGTGGACATCCGCCCCGCCGGGTACTAAAATCATAAAAATGTGCCCAACAAGCCCTGTCAACCGGGGGAGTGCGAGATGAAAAAGCTGTCGTTGATAATCGCCTGTACGA
This genomic stretch from bacterium harbors:
- a CDS encoding NADH:ubiquinone oxidoreductase; its protein translation is MEKPKIAVYGLTCCAGCQLNILNCEDEILELAKAVDIKSFIMAQTGNSDCEVDIAFVEGAVASERNLKQIKGIRERAGILVALGTGACWGCVQAMANDVPRRELIVEVYGNTVLDHPFFECFEPKPLRDFVKVDFEIVGCPIERNQFLQAVASFLHGDQPLLPTYAVCTDCKFRENECLLIERGEMCLGPVTKAGCGARCPSNNLPCEGCRGPVYEANFASEVDVLLDKGFSIEDIKQAMGHFGGPPSDEALHARKYKGTELP
- a CDS encoding Ni/Fe hydrogenase subunit alpha, which translates into the protein MSRTITVKHLCRVEGHGGVTVEIEDGAVKGVRMDIYEGMRFFESFLKRVPWADIPEVACRICAICSGVHNVVASQAIEDAFGVRVTEQVRLLRRLFVHGGNIESHALHIFMLALPDLVRPRYNSVIELAEDLPDAARIGLDIKKCGNEIQDLIGGREIHPCNTKLGGFGRIPEKDAVKYLRDRLEATLENARALVPLVGGLELPGYLTTPGTFIGLKPYGNTYGYMGDHIAASDGTVTDVHEYKRVTNEYVVPHSHAKFSAYNGKPYTVGALARVNLFGNLLHGGAKTVAKRLGFTTPTHNIFHNTTAQFIELVDSIEDSILTINTLLANYAPVEPTPEIRPRAGWGAAGIEAPRGTLYHSYAFDTDGRCTDVDIITPTCQNLAAMERDIRAMVEANPTFSDEEIHFHAEMIVRAYDPCISCSVHLLNLSA